GTCCTCCTCTTCATAGTCCACATCGATGAGATTCAACGCCGCCTCGGCTACGGCCGGGTCCTTGGCCACGACCGCCGCGACAGGTTCCCCCTCATGCCGAACCACGTCGATGGCGAGGATGGGCTGATCCTTCATGGCCACGCCAAAGTAAGGATCCATCTCACGCAGATCGTCCCCAGTCAGGACCCCCGCCACGCCCGGCAACGAGGCGGCGGCCGACACATCGATGCTGCGGATCCTCGCCCGCGGAAGGGGGCTGCGCAGAACACGGGCGGTGAGCATGTCTGGAATGCACAAATCCCCCGTATAGGTCGCCTGACCTGTCACCTTTTCTCTGGCGTCTACGCGGAGCGGGTCGCTCCTATGGTTTTTATCCACCATTCATCTCCACAGCTGCCTTGCGGACTGCTTCGATAATCCGCCGATATCCCGTGCATCGGCATATATTTCCATTGAGTTGCCGGCGTATCGTCTCTTCATCTGGATTGTGCGTTTCCCGAAGCAAGGCCAGTGCGGCCATAATGAGACCGGAGGTGCAAAACCCGCACTGGAGTGCAAAGCAATCCACGAAGGCCTGCTGAAGGGGGTGGAGCTTGCCGTTCTCGGCCAGCCCCTCGATGGTTTCCACCTTCTTGCTCTCGATGTCGGCCGCCAGCATGGTGCAGGCGCTCACCGCCATGCCATCCACGAGGACGGCGCACGCTCCGCACACCTCCATGTCGCAAGATCGCTTGGCTCCCCTGAGTCCAAGCTCGTCTCGAAGAAAATCCAAGAGGAGGGTTTCGGGAAGAATCATCCTCTCATAGGCCTTTCCATTGACAATCGTCCGGAGGGGGATTTCCCTGATGGGTGGAACGCCGATGGGGCTCATTGTTGTTCCTCTCCAACTCCATTCAGGGCACGTCGCACCGCTCGGGCTGTAAACTCCGCCACCAGACCTCGCTTGTACTCGACCGAACCGTGGAGGTCGCTGATCGGATCCACGCCATTTGCCGCCAGAGCACCGACATCCCTGAGGTTGCCATCGAGGTCGGAATCGCTTTTGCCGCAGAGAGCCTCCTCCACCTCTCCCAACCGCCGGGCAGAGGGCTCGATGCAACCGACGGCCACACGGGCCTCTTCGATTCGGCCCGACTCACTCCGCCGGAGAAAAGCCGAAATGCCGAGGCTCGGCCGTTTATGTATTCCAAATTTCAAATAGGCACCGCTCCATCCATCGGAAAGTCGCGGTATCTCGATTGATTCGATAACCTCCCCGGGCCCGATGGCCGTCTCAAACGCTCCCGCCCAGAATTCCTCCGCTGGAACTTCGCGACTCCCTTTGGCACCCCGGATTCGGATCTTCGCCCCCCAAGCGATCAACAAGGTGGCCGGATCCGAGTGGGGCTCCGCAAACGCCAGATTCCCCGCCAGCGTACCTGTGTTTCTCACCCTCACATTCGCCACCTTGCCCTCCACCTCTGCAAGCAGTGAAAATTCCTCCCGGACAAGAGGAGAATTTTCCAGCTGGCGGTGGGTGACGCCGGAACCGATCACCAGAGCCCCGTCCCCCCTGCGGATTTCCAGACCAGCCAAGGATTTGACACCTTTGAGATCGACCAAATGCTCATATGAGGCAAAACCCTGCTTCATCAAGAGCAGGATCTCGGTGCCACCCGAAAACACCCGTGCGCTCTCGCCCTGCTTCTCCAGGAGTTGGAGCGCCTCATCCAGGGTGTCGGGGCGATGGAGCGTAAATGGCTGCATACGGGCTACGACTCACTTTCAATCATTTGCGCGAAAGAAGAAGTAAATTTCTCGAGACCCTCATGTACCTTGCGCTTCACCAGCCCCTCCCCGAGGGAGGCGATCTTTCCCCGGATTTCGGCATGGAGGCGAATTTCGACAGCCGTATGGTTGTCTCCTTCCGGCTCGAGACCAACGTCCGCACGCCAGCGTACCCGGGTTCCCAGCTTGTCGTCCGTTCCGCTGGCCTCGATGGCGAGACGGCGGTTTTCCTCGCTTTCGACGACATCAAGTTCCATCTTAATGCTCACCGAAAACGGCCCCACGCGTTCCACCACCGTGGCTC
This genomic interval from bacterium contains the following:
- a CDS encoding xanthine dehydrogenase family protein subunit M, with the protein product MQPFTLHRPDTLDEALQLLEKQGESARVFSGGTEILLLMKQGFASYEHLVDLKGVKSLAGLEIRRGDGALVIGSGVTHRQLENSPLVREEFSLLAEVEGKVANVRVRNTGTLAGNLAFAEPHSDPATLLIAWGAKIRIRGAKGSREVPAEEFWAGAFETAIGPGEVIESIEIPRLSDGWSGAYLKFGIHKRPSLGISAFLRRSESGRIEEARVAVGCIEPSARRLGEVEEALCGKSDSDLDGNLRDVGALAANGVDPISDLHGSVEYKRGLVAEFTARAVRRALNGVGEEQQ
- a CDS encoding (2Fe-2S)-binding protein gives rise to the protein MSPIGVPPIREIPLRTIVNGKAYERMILPETLLLDFLRDELGLRGAKRSCDMEVCGACAVLVDGMAVSACTMLAADIESKKVETIEGLAENGKLHPLQQAFVDCFALQCGFCTSGLIMAALALLRETHNPDEETIRRQLNGNICRCTGYRRIIEAVRKAAVEMNGG
- a CDS encoding SRPBCC domain-containing protein, which encodes MDINKKAVIHRDPETVWKGLWNIEGVAGCIEGCKKVEVIEPNKRYGATVVERVGPFSVSIKMELDVVESEENRRLAIEASGTDDKLGTRVRWRADVGLEPEGDNHTAVEIRLHAEIRGKIASLGEGLVKRKVHEGLEKFTSSFAQMIESES